Proteins from a genomic interval of uncultured Methanocorpusculum sp.:
- the map gene encoding type II methionyl aminopeptidase — translation MNDNELDTYIEAGRIAKNVLHKCAAEIKPGVSMADIFDMVLDEISAAGVSPSFPPNISLNNCAAHDTASPDEERVFAEGDLIKLDIGTHIDGYIADTAVTVDLGDHASLCEASRAALDAAINVVAPEVVVSEIGAVVEETITSFGYKPIINLTGHALARYSLHHGLSIPNTGRFGSAVLREDMVIAIEPFASTGSGLVHEAGRAEIYQVVGDAPVRSPAGRKIMKKAEEMHGLPFSRRWLNVPKAELALPTLLRQGNLFVYHSLSDVPDCFVSQFEHTVIVTADGALVTTR, via the coding sequence ATGAACGATAACGAACTGGATACCTACATAGAAGCGGGACGAATCGCAAAAAACGTCCTGCATAAATGCGCCGCCGAAATAAAACCGGGTGTCAGCATGGCCGATATCTTCGACATGGTTCTGGATGAAATATCCGCGGCAGGCGTATCACCCTCCTTCCCTCCCAATATCTCTTTGAACAACTGTGCGGCTCACGATACGGCATCCCCGGACGAGGAGCGGGTATTTGCCGAAGGGGATCTGATAAAACTGGATATTGGAACGCACATCGACGGATACATCGCAGACACCGCCGTCACCGTGGATCTCGGCGATCACGCCTCCTTATGCGAGGCATCACGCGCTGCTCTCGACGCCGCGATCAATGTCGTTGCGCCGGAGGTCGTCGTCAGCGAGATCGGCGCGGTCGTCGAAGAAACCATCACGTCATTTGGCTACAAACCGATCATCAACTTAACGGGCCACGCACTTGCGCGCTATAGTCTTCACCACGGCCTCTCGATCCCGAACACGGGAAGATTCGGCAGTGCTGTTCTCAGAGAAGACATGGTCATTGCGATCGAACCGTTCGCATCGACAGGTTCAGGCCTGGTTCATGAAGCCGGAAGAGCCGAGATCTATCAGGTCGTCGGCGATGCGCCGGTCAGATCACCCGCCGGCAGAAAAATTATGAAAAAGGCGGAAGAGATGCACGGTCTCCCATTCTCCCGCCGCTGGCTGAATGTTCCAAAGGCGGAACTCGCTTTGCCGACCCTTCTTCGTCAGGGAAATCTCTTCGTGTATCACAGCTTATCGGATGTTCCCGACTGTTTTGTTTCTCAGTTTGAACACACGGTCATCGTGACCGCAGACGGCGCTCTGGTAACAACGAGATAA
- a CDS encoding Xaa-Pro peptidase family protein: protein MKQLLDELEKHSCDAYVAYDSSENADMRYASGFLASDPYIYVFSKEGVATLIVSSMEETRARYESTCSIVTRISAGLPELLKEYHDPDLATAHMIKNFAGSRLLIPPSMPVGFAHTLSEVAEVIIDSGTIAKIRSIKSADEITNIRYVQKMNEIAVRATVDAIRKSEPDNRGILMLEDAPLTSERIRDIIHFALRPFSCEDIDTIISCGEASSMPHARGTGPLYANQPIVMDVFPRSEITGYFADMTRTISKGAPSDEIIRMYDAVQKAKELAVSMIRPGITGAAVYTAVVGYFKAQGYETAGSSGFTHSLGHGVGLEIHEAPSLSPSGDELKVGQVITLEPGLYYQGIGGVRLEDMGVVTSDGFDSFTCFEEKLVV from the coding sequence ATGAAGCAGCTTTTGGATGAATTGGAAAAACATTCATGCGATGCATATGTTGCCTACGACAGTTCCGAAAATGCGGATATGCGCTATGCTTCGGGTTTTCTCGCATCTGATCCATATATTTACGTATTTTCCAAAGAGGGAGTTGCGACCCTGATCGTCTCTTCGATGGAAGAAACGCGTGCGCGCTACGAGTCAACATGTAGCATAGTGACACGCATCTCGGCAGGTCTTCCGGAACTCCTGAAGGAATACCATGATCCCGATCTGGCGACGGCCCATATGATCAAAAATTTTGCAGGTTCGCGCCTGTTGATCCCCCCCTCGATGCCGGTCGGTTTCGCCCATACGCTCTCAGAAGTCGCCGAAGTCATCATAGATTCCGGCACGATCGCAAAAATCCGGAGCATAAAATCCGCTGACGAGATCACGAATATCCGCTATGTCCAGAAGATGAACGAGATCGCCGTCCGCGCCACCGTCGATGCTATCAGAAAATCCGAGCCGGACAACAGAGGCATTCTGATGCTCGAAGACGCTCCCCTTACGTCGGAAAGGATTCGCGACATCATCCACTTCGCGCTTCGGCCCTTCAGCTGCGAAGATATCGACACGATCATCTCCTGCGGGGAAGCATCCTCCATGCCCCATGCGCGGGGAACAGGTCCGCTGTATGCAAACCAACCGATCGTCATGGACGTCTTTCCCCGAAGCGAGATAACCGGATACTTTGCCGATATGACACGGACCATATCCAAAGGAGCCCCCTCTGACGAGATAATCCGGATGTATGATGCCGTCCAGAAAGCCAAAGAACTGGCCGTATCCATGATCCGTCCCGGAATCACCGGGGCCGCGGTTTACACTGCGGTCGTGGGGTATTTCAAGGCACAGGGTTACGAAACGGCCGGATCCTCGGGATTTACGCACAGTCTTGGGCATGGCGTCGGACTCGAGATCCACGAAGCGCCGTCCCTTTCCCCGTCCGGCGACGAACTGAAAGTTGGGCAGGTCATCACGCTGGAACCGGGCCTTTATTACCAGGGAATCGGCGGGGTCCGGCTCGAGGATATGGGTGTTGTAACAAGTGATGGATTTGACAGCTTTACGTGCTTTGAAGAAAAATTAGTAGTATAG
- a CDS encoding M23 family metallopeptidase codes for MSKYHLILIAVILTAVLLSAGCVHLPQESGQFEVNLSVPVAPIPVSSVDGKNLAYEFELSPAGNLTFTPEKLEVLDAETGKVLWSAEGDVLAALYHPASNPLPTALELQNGTSKLSLPRISIWFTVDENEIPNQLTHKLTLNYTGYDPVIITGGKVTVQKDLEPVIIGSPLRGSGWTAIETTNAFTHHFLAEITLDSVTRVPQKYAQDWIFIDPDTGDAVIGNGKLAKDYLGYGKEIYSVSNGTVVDLKDGLPDEEYAYAARSTTVETAAGNYVIIDMGNEKYACYAHMIPGSITVSLGDVVSEGQVIGLVGNSGNSDIPHLHFQVVTGKASFLGAEGYPYEYRSFEVIGKINATAVEVMMAESGYTVTQMWENIGTCFVKYQTPVARQNELPGNWDVLMLP; via the coding sequence ATGTCAAAATATCACCTGATTTTGATCGCTGTCATTCTCACGGCAGTTCTCCTTTCTGCGGGATGCGTACATTTACCGCAGGAATCGGGACAATTCGAGGTAAATCTCTCCGTGCCAGTTGCGCCCATCCCCGTAAGCAGTGTGGATGGAAAAAACCTCGCCTATGAATTTGAGTTGTCCCCGGCAGGGAATCTGACGTTCACGCCGGAAAAACTGGAAGTCCTCGATGCTGAAACCGGAAAGGTCCTCTGGTCGGCTGAAGGAGATGTACTTGCAGCGCTGTATCATCCGGCCTCAAACCCGCTGCCTACAGCCCTGGAACTGCAAAACGGCACATCAAAATTATCACTCCCGCGGATATCGATCTGGTTCACCGTTGATGAAAATGAGATCCCAAATCAACTCACGCACAAACTTACGCTCAATTATACAGGATACGATCCGGTCATTATTACCGGCGGGAAGGTCACTGTCCAAAAAGATCTCGAGCCGGTGATTATCGGATCTCCGCTCCGCGGTTCCGGGTGGACTGCGATAGAGACCACGAATGCATTTACGCATCACTTCCTTGCAGAGATTACGCTTGATTCCGTTACGAGAGTTCCGCAAAAATACGCTCAGGACTGGATATTCATAGACCCTGACACAGGAGATGCAGTAATAGGGAATGGAAAACTCGCGAAAGATTATCTGGGCTATGGAAAAGAGATATATTCCGTATCAAACGGGACCGTGGTTGACCTCAAGGACGGCCTGCCGGACGAAGAATACGCCTATGCCGCACGCAGCACCACGGTCGAAACGGCAGCGGGCAATTATGTGATCATCGACATGGGAAATGAAAAGTATGCCTGCTATGCCCACATGATCCCGGGATCGATCACCGTTTCACTTGGCGATGTCGTATCAGAGGGGCAGGTCATCGGTCTGGTCGGGAACAGCGGAAACTCGGATATACCCCATCTGCATTTCCAGGTTGTAACGGGTAAGGCATCGTTCCTTGGAGCCGAAGGATACCCGTATGAATATCGTTCGTTTGAGGTGATCGGAAAAATTAACGCAACCGCAGTGGAAGTGATGATGGCCGAGTCCGGGTATACCGTAACGCAGATGTGGGAAAATATCGGCACCTGTTTCGTCAAATATCAGACGCCGGTTGCCAGACAAAACGAACTCCCAGGCAATTGGGATGTGCTCATGCTTCCCTGA
- a CDS encoding malate dehydrogenase, with protein sequence MAKVTIIGATGQVGSYVAHAVSQFPHVQEMCLYGRPGNEQYLDGLAHDMMDSFAARGTNTRVTFGTTPKELRGSDIIVLTSGVPRKATQTRLDLALENARIVKVYAEQVGRMAPEAILLVVTNPVDIMTTVALKYSGMMPHRVFGLGTHLDSMRLKACLAEFFNVHVSEVHTRIIGEHGDTMVPIWSATTVGGIQIDNLLGVAKLPREEMIQRVKSSGSYIIEAKGATVYGPGDAIATLIRTIVEDENRMLTVATQIRREVFGHEGVCVSVPARITRGGVFPIGVKFSEEEKHLFGKSVKLIKDTTDNVCAILDAESQENSNTIL encoded by the coding sequence ATGGCAAAAGTGACGATTATTGGTGCAACGGGTCAGGTAGGCTCATATGTAGCACATGCCGTATCCCAATTTCCGCATGTGCAGGAAATGTGCCTGTACGGCAGACCTGGAAATGAACAGTATCTGGACGGTCTCGCCCATGATATGATGGACTCTTTTGCGGCACGGGGAACGAATACCCGCGTGACGTTTGGTACGACGCCAAAAGAGCTCCGTGGATCAGATATTATCGTCCTTACGTCCGGCGTTCCAAGAAAAGCTACACAGACCCGTCTGGATCTGGCTCTTGAGAATGCGCGGATTGTGAAAGTGTATGCCGAACAGGTAGGCCGTATGGCACCGGAGGCTATCCTGCTCGTCGTAACAAATCCCGTGGATATTATGACAACGGTCGCGTTGAAGTATTCGGGGATGATGCCGCACAGAGTGTTCGGTCTTGGAACGCATCTTGATTCGATGCGGCTCAAGGCATGCCTTGCAGAATTCTTCAACGTACACGTAAGCGAGGTACATACCCGCATCATCGGCGAACACGGCGACACCATGGTTCCCATTTGGTCCGCGACAACAGTCGGCGGTATCCAGATCGATAATCTTCTGGGCGTTGCAAAACTCCCGCGGGAAGAGATGATCCAGCGGGTGAAATCGAGCGGCTCCTACATAATCGAGGCTAAGGGAGCAACGGTTTACGGCCCCGGCGATGCGATCGCAACTCTGATTCGAACCATCGTTGAGGATGAAAACCGCATGCTCACCGTCGCAACGCAGATCCGCCGCGAGGTGTTCGGACATGAAGGCGTATGCGTGAGCGTTCCTGCCCGGATAACACGCGGGGGAGTGTTCCCGATCGGCGTTAAGTTCTCCGAAGAAGAAAAGCATCTGTTTGGAAAATCGGTAAAACTGATCAAAGATACGACTGATAACGTCTGTGCAATACTCGATGCAGAATCCCAGGAAAACAGCAATACTATTTTATAA
- the radB gene encoding DNA repair and recombination protein RadB, producing MEDAVKKISTGASGLDTLLGGGIEPRMITQFFGEAGSGKSTLCMMAAVSVLRKGTGVVYIDSEGFSIERFSQIAGSSTEECAKHLYVFEPATFAEQGLMISESEQLIKSGSAGLIVLDSATALYRVEQMDTKEALSMLSRQMMVLLGIAKRYDIPVLITNQVFMDIDHHRLSGLGGTALSHISKAIIRVEKHEGFRRAVVSKHRSRAEGMSWEFVLTGTGVRDR from the coding sequence ATGGAAGACGCCGTAAAAAAGATCTCAACCGGAGCCTCCGGACTTGACACCCTTCTCGGAGGCGGCATTGAGCCGCGGATGATCACCCAGTTTTTTGGTGAGGCTGGTTCGGGAAAGAGTACTCTTTGTATGATGGCCGCCGTTTCGGTGCTTCGAAAAGGCACCGGCGTCGTCTATATCGATTCGGAAGGATTCTCCATCGAGCGGTTTTCGCAGATAGCCGGTTCCTCTACCGAGGAGTGCGCCAAGCATCTGTATGTGTTCGAGCCGGCGACCTTTGCGGAACAGGGTCTGATGATCTCCGAATCGGAACAGCTGATCAAATCCGGTTCCGCCGGACTGATCGTGCTTGACTCGGCAACGGCTCTTTACCGTGTAGAACAGATGGATACGAAAGAAGCTCTTTCGATGCTTTCACGCCAGATGATGGTGCTTCTTGGAATCGCCAAGAGATATGATATTCCGGTCCTCATAACCAACCAGGTGTTCATGGACATCGATCATCACCGGCTGAGCGGTCTTGGAGGAACGGCGTTGTCGCACATCTCCAAAGCGATCATCCGGGTCGAAAAACACGAAGGGTTCAGACGGGCCGTCGTTTCCAAACACCGGTCACGCGCTGAAGGTATGTCCTGGGAATTTGTTCTCACCGGCACCGGGGTCAGGGACCGCTGA
- the larC gene encoding nickel pincer cofactor biosynthesis protein LarC produces the protein MRILVIDPRFGAAGDMILGALLSLGADREFVLRSVASVSKPEITNVLRAGIPATYIRTNTKKTTRTLSEILEIISAADASVQAKDIAKKVFTRIRDAEACVHQTEHVHFHEVGADDAISDILGSVSALLSLNIDAVHILPLSTGMGTVTCSHGIMPVPAPATAEILKASNLAVSLGSSEGELCTPTGAALLATFQEVFGTTVHSGKLLSSGAGAGTRDPSDHPNVLFAYIMETGDEAGSVDVLETNVDDISGEVLSSVLSTMMNEGARDASVIPIVMKKGRPGYLIRVISLPRDAPRLAKILTHETGSLGVRCTPMIHRFIADRTIANKTVVINDRVYSVDVKIASMDGVVYSRKAEFDDLQRISDASGLPVRTVKHIVEEDVWKTP, from the coding sequence ATGCGTATTCTGGTAATCGACCCCCGTTTTGGCGCTGCAGGCGACATGATTCTTGGCGCCCTGCTCAGCCTTGGAGCAGACAGAGAGTTCGTTCTCCGGTCGGTAGCTTCCGTCTCGAAACCGGAGATCACAAACGTTCTCCGTGCCGGAATCCCGGCAACCTATATCAGGACCAATACGAAAAAAACGACCCGCACTCTTTCGGAAATTCTCGAAATCATCTCTGCGGCGGATGCGTCAGTGCAGGCGAAGGATATTGCAAAGAAGGTATTTACCAGAATCCGGGATGCGGAAGCCTGCGTCCACCAGACCGAGCATGTTCATTTTCACGAGGTCGGGGCCGATGATGCGATTTCGGATATCCTTGGTTCCGTCTCTGCTCTTTTATCGCTGAACATTGACGCAGTCCATATCCTCCCGTTGTCAACAGGCATGGGCACGGTCACCTGTTCGCATGGAATAATGCCGGTCCCGGCCCCTGCAACGGCGGAGATTCTCAAGGCATCCAATCTCGCCGTATCGCTCGGCTCGTCCGAAGGAGAACTCTGTACGCCGACCGGCGCGGCATTACTCGCCACCTTCCAAGAAGTTTTTGGAACGACCGTTCATTCGGGTAAACTTCTCTCGTCGGGAGCCGGAGCCGGTACGCGGGATCCATCTGATCATCCAAATGTTCTTTTTGCGTACATTATGGAAACCGGGGATGAAGCAGGATCGGTTGACGTGCTCGAAACGAATGTTGACGACATTTCGGGAGAGGTTCTCTCCTCGGTTCTTTCGACGATGATGAATGAAGGGGCCCGTGACGCATCCGTTATCCCCATCGTCATGAAAAAAGGCAGACCAGGTTATCTGATCAGAGTCATCTCTCTCCCGCGGGATGCTCCGCGTCTTGCAAAAATCCTTACACACGAGACCGGCAGTCTTGGCGTTCGGTGCACCCCTATGATCCACCGGTTCATTGCGGACAGAACGATCGCGAATAAAACCGTCGTCATAAACGATCGGGTCTACTCCGTCGACGTCAAAATCGCATCCATGGACGGCGTGGTTTATTCCCGCAAAGCCGAATTCGATGACCTTCAGCGGATCTCGGATGCGTCCGGTCTTCCAGTTCGAACGGTAAAACACATCGTCGAGGAAGATGTATGGAAGACGCCGTAA
- a CDS encoding flippase-like domain-containing protein: protein MDKSQKHWLFISLGISLAVLFVMLILTFDTSTLEELQECNLWFILLAFVMHIFSLGFWALRIKLMCRSLGYKVPFFHSFNLVCSNMFLAAVTPSQIGGEPVRVYELTKANVPGGEATAVVIMERVFDAIVLIAGTIISVFLLGMFFADLNFPEAYMMIAYIAAFVFAGLLLVFLIVAKNPVWSNKVLHKLLHIFGKNKSPDIIQEYQRKIDLHLGKFYVTLKHFTGKSKTGMFYGLLFSALYWVNEFIIASVLMMGLGLPPNFLLSFIFMILITVIMMIPLTPGGVGIAEVSMAGFYALIIPTSLIGVFVLLWRLIMYYFNLAIGFAASMIIVRREAKIQKDEPINL from the coding sequence ATGGATAAATCACAAAAGCACTGGCTCTTTATTTCTCTTGGCATCAGCTTAGCCGTACTTTTTGTGATGCTGATCTTGACCTTTGACACCTCGACGCTTGAAGAACTGCAAGAATGCAATCTCTGGTTCATTCTCCTGGCATTTGTCATGCACATCTTCTCGCTTGGCTTTTGGGCACTGCGTATCAAACTTATGTGCAGATCGCTTGGATACAAAGTGCCGTTTTTCCACTCATTCAACCTCGTCTGCTCAAACATGTTCCTCGCAGCGGTTACTCCCTCGCAGATCGGCGGTGAACCTGTCAGAGTGTACGAATTGACCAAGGCCAATGTCCCGGGAGGAGAAGCGACTGCGGTAGTGATTATGGAGAGAGTGTTCGATGCGATCGTTCTTATCGCGGGAACCATTATCAGCGTATTCCTTCTGGGTATGTTTTTTGCAGACCTCAACTTCCCCGAAGCATACATGATGATTGCGTACATTGCGGCCTTTGTCTTTGCGGGTCTTCTGCTGGTATTCCTGATCGTTGCCAAAAATCCGGTATGGTCGAATAAGGTTTTACATAAACTGTTGCACATATTCGGCAAAAACAAATCCCCGGATATCATCCAGGAATATCAGAGAAAAATCGACCTGCATCTGGGAAAATTCTATGTGACCCTTAAGCACTTCACGGGAAAATCAAAGACCGGCATGTTCTACGGACTCCTCTTCAGCGCACTCTACTGGGTAAACGAGTTTATCATCGCGTCAGTTCTCATGATGGGACTCGGCCTGCCGCCGAACTTCCTTCTCTCGTTCATCTTCATGATCCTTATCACTGTGATCATGATGATCCCCCTTACTCCGGGCGGAGTGGGAATAGCCGAGGTTTCCATGGCTGGTTTCTATGCACTGATAATTCCAACTTCCCTTATCGGAGTGTTCGTGCTTTTATGGCGGCTTATCATGTATTACTTCAATCTCGCCATCGGATTTGCAGCCAGCATGATTATTGTCCGCAGAGAAGCAAAAATCCAGAAGGATGAACCCATTAACCTGTAA
- a CDS encoding flippase-like domain-containing protein codes for MDSKQKKFLWISIGLSLAVLLVVIVCTFNENTITAIQQLNPYYLLLAFMIHMLAMTFWAVRIVVMCRSLGYKVPFFHSLNMVCAGQLVAAITPSQIGGEPVRIHELYKTNMPVADAMAVVVIERLMEAVLMVLGVIFSLGMFPVVYNNGEITDSLIIAAWCGTAFFTGLLIVLIAVMRKPPLIKKLSLKIGGLFMKKMNPVKVEKITEQINDGVDQFYNTFKLFAGKAKWGLLIGFILTFCLWACEYSVASIILVGLGYPPDILLSIVFQLIIAVIMMLPLTPGAAGIAELAYVGFYSLIIPSSVVGLFVILLRIILYYSNILIGFIASFLIVKREAANKKVISDDA; via the coding sequence ATGGACTCAAAGCAGAAAAAATTTCTCTGGATTTCAATCGGGCTTTCTCTGGCAGTACTTCTGGTAGTCATAGTTTGTACATTCAATGAAAACACGATAACTGCCATTCAGCAGCTGAATCCCTATTATCTGCTTCTTGCGTTCATGATACACATGCTTGCGATGACTTTCTGGGCTGTAAGGATCGTGGTTATGTGCCGGTCTTTGGGATACAAAGTGCCGTTTTTCCATTCCCTCAATATGGTCTGCGCCGGACAGCTGGTTGCGGCGATCACGCCCTCACAGATAGGTGGTGAACCGGTCAGGATACACGAACTGTATAAAACCAATATGCCGGTAGCAGACGCGATGGCGGTAGTCGTGATAGAACGACTCATGGAAGCGGTACTTATGGTTCTTGGCGTGATCTTTTCCTTGGGAATGTTTCCCGTGGTATATAATAACGGTGAGATCACGGATAGTCTGATCATCGCAGCATGGTGCGGGACGGCATTTTTCACCGGACTATTGATCGTTCTTATCGCAGTAATGCGAAAACCGCCCCTCATCAAAAAGCTCTCGCTGAAGATCGGCGGACTTTTCATGAAGAAAATGAACCCCGTTAAAGTCGAGAAAATAACCGAACAGATCAATGACGGGGTCGATCAGTTCTACAACACGTTTAAGCTCTTTGCCGGAAAAGCCAAATGGGGACTCCTTATTGGATTCATTCTGACGTTTTGTCTGTGGGCATGCGAGTATTCGGTCGCATCGATCATTCTGGTGGGGCTTGGATATCCGCCGGATATACTGCTCTCAATCGTGTTCCAGCTGATCATTGCGGTCATCATGATGCTGCCGCTGACCCCCGGAGCTGCCGGAATCGCAGAGCTTGCCTATGTAGGATTTTACTCGCTGATCATCCCAAGCTCGGTCGTGGGATTGTTCGTCATTCTCCTGAGGATTATTCTGTATTACTCAAACATCCTGATCGGCTTTATCGCCAGTTTCCTGATCGTCAAACGCGAAGCGGCAAACAAGAAAGTGATATCCGACGATGCCTGA
- a CDS encoding FkbM family methyltransferase produces MPEIPFFDCVRYHLTKNQRTEDFYRNQYQKIYDRFYVKSDDCLEIAGLRLPVLSHERHPTREEAYYAMEIGDILYPALLGRYQYTDEGPYEWGEVRIKEGDVVFDCGANLGVFSILAASKGAEVYAFEPIREARQILLKTLALNPEFAKHVHIIPYGVSDTSGNAAFTILADTLVGSSMVLNQQGRIETAPVTTIDAFCAENALTVDFIKADIEGAERRMLAGAKEILKTQGPKISVCTYHLPDDPKILRDLLLNANPNYRIAEKWKKIYAKI; encoded by the coding sequence ATGCCTGAGATCCCGTTTTTCGACTGTGTACGGTATCATCTGACGAAAAACCAGAGGACAGAGGATTTTTACCGGAATCAGTATCAAAAAATCTACGACAGATTCTACGTAAAATCCGATGACTGCCTGGAAATAGCAGGACTTCGGTTACCCGTCCTTTCTCACGAGAGACATCCGACCCGCGAAGAGGCGTATTATGCAATGGAGATCGGCGATATTCTCTACCCGGCGCTTCTTGGAAGATATCAGTACACTGATGAAGGACCCTATGAATGGGGGGAGGTCAGGATAAAGGAAGGGGACGTGGTCTTTGACTGCGGAGCAAATCTCGGCGTGTTTTCCATTCTTGCCGCATCGAAAGGTGCCGAGGTCTATGCATTCGAACCGATCAGGGAGGCACGGCAGATCCTTTTGAAAACGCTTGCACTGAACCCTGAGTTCGCCAAACACGTGCATATAATTCCCTACGGGGTCAGCGACACTTCCGGGAATGCCGCATTTACGATCCTTGCTGACACGCTTGTCGGCTCATCCATGGTCCTGAATCAGCAGGGCAGAATCGAAACGGCCCCCGTTACCACCATCGACGCATTTTGTGCTGAAAACGCTCTTACCGTGGATTTCATCAAAGCAGACATTGAAGGAGCGGAACGCAGAATGCTTGCCGGGGCAAAAGAGATCCTGAAAACCCAGGGACCTAAAATTTCCGTATGCACCTATCATCTGCCGGATGATCCAAAGATACTGCGGGACCTTCTTTTAAATGCGAATCCGAATTATCGGATCGCAGAAAAATGGAAAAAAATCTACGCTAAAATTTAG
- a CDS encoding hemolysin family protein: MVVYTNIIIFLILLICSAFFSASEVALVGISRAKVHTLSETGSRGRRLDKLKNNPDHFLITILIGNNIANVGAAALATAVALELFQNNGVAIATGVVTLLLLVFGEIGPKTYANRQMERVALFVATPIYFLTMLLSPFFYVYDRFRRKDHSPSVTEEEIREWIDVGEMEGAIEEEEKEMIYSVLKFNDTTAKEIMTPRPDVAVIEDTVTLEEAVSHFRETGFSRVPVYHDKTDNIVGTLNFKDLFNAYSTDNRKASVKSLMLDVYYVPESKKIDVLLRELQVRRVHMAIVLDEFGGFSGVVTFEDILEELVGDIMDESDGDEVSDIIPIGDGLYMVDAQVRVALLNERFDISLPEDPGNYETIGGLVFSQLGHIPRLGESIPLSGEHITLVVTKMRGRQILKVKMILAAPQYDDQDISGE; the protein is encoded by the coding sequence ATGGTAGTTTATACGAATATCATCATTTTTCTTATATTGCTGATTTGTTCGGCATTTTTTTCGGCTTCCGAAGTCGCTCTTGTAGGTATCAGCCGTGCAAAAGTACATACACTTTCAGAAACAGGAAGCCGCGGCAGGCGTCTGGACAAATTAAAAAATAATCCGGATCATTTTCTGATCACGATCCTGATCGGAAACAACATCGCCAACGTCGGAGCCGCAGCTCTTGCGACCGCCGTTGCCTTGGAATTATTCCAGAATAACGGCGTCGCGATCGCGACGGGAGTTGTCACCCTTCTGCTGCTGGTTTTTGGCGAGATCGGTCCAAAGACCTACGCCAACCGTCAGATGGAGCGGGTAGCACTGTTCGTTGCGACGCCGATCTATTTCCTTACGATGCTCCTCTCCCCGTTCTTCTATGTCTATGACCGGTTCCGGAGGAAGGATCATTCCCCGTCCGTGACCGAAGAAGAGATCCGTGAATGGATCGATGTCGGTGAGATGGAAGGGGCGATCGAAGAGGAAGAGAAGGAGATGATCTACTCGGTCCTCAAATTCAACGACACGACGGCAAAGGAGATCATGACGCCGAGACCCGACGTCGCGGTCATTGAGGATACGGTAACGCTTGAAGAGGCTGTTTCCCATTTCAGGGAAACCGGCTTTTCGCGTGTGCCGGTCTATCATGACAAAACCGATAACATTGTCGGAACCCTGAACTTCAAGGATCTGTTCAATGCCTACTCGACGGACAACCGCAAGGCCTCGGTCAAGAGCCTGATGCTTGACGTTTACTACGTGCCTGAATCGAAAAAGATCGATGTCCTTCTTCGCGAACTTCAGGTCAGGCGTGTGCATATGGCGATCGTTCTGGACGAGTTCGGCGGATTTTCCGGTGTCGTGACCTTTGAGGATATTCTCGAAGAACTCGTCGGCGATATCATGGATGAATCCGACGGCGATGAAGTCTCGGATATCATCCCGATTGGCGATGGTCTGTATATGGTCGATGCCCAGGTCCGTGTGGCCCTGCTGAATGAACGGTTTGATATTTCACTGCCCGAAGATCCGGGTAATTATGAAACGATCGGCGGGCTTGTCTTCTCGCAGCTGGGTCACATTCCCCGTCTCGGAGAGTCGATCCCGCTTTCAGGGGAGCATATAACGCTCGTTGTTACCAAGATGCGGGGAAGACAGATCCTCAAAGTCAAGATGATTCTTGCAGCCCCTCAATATGACGATCAGGATATAAGCGGGGAGTAA